One window from the genome of Haloprofundus halobius encodes:
- the hemA gene encoding glutamyl-tRNA reductase, with the protein MEETGVISGVSVSHVDATVDEIEAACRDDVRTTLADLLARDGVEEAFVIQTCNRVEAYVVTERPALGAAALADFAPDVRDGAVVTLDHEESLRHLMRVAAGLESLVLGEDQILGQLRRAEAEARAVDGIGTMLEDALRKAVHVGERARTETKINEGAVSLGSAAVRLAETETAVEGSTALVVGAGEMGTLAARALDSANVERLLVANRTVPHAEHVAAEVDTDATAVALDAAAAAASEADVVVTATSSAGYVLDREALAAAGETVLIDIAQPRDVDPAADDIPGVVVRDIDALETVTAETRERRRSETDVVEAMIDDELARLLDAYKRKRADDAISAMYESADAVKRREVRTALSKLDAQGEMTDEQRETVEALADALVGQLLAAPTKSLRDAAADDDWTTIQTAMQLFDPKFGDGATFEAAPFDSGERPDDEDAPPHVLRQYSDD; encoded by the coding sequence ATGGAGGAGACCGGCGTCATCTCCGGCGTGAGCGTCTCGCACGTCGACGCGACCGTCGACGAAATCGAGGCGGCCTGCCGAGACGATGTCCGGACGACACTCGCGGACCTCCTCGCGCGAGACGGCGTCGAGGAGGCGTTCGTCATCCAGACGTGCAACCGGGTTGAAGCGTACGTCGTCACCGAACGCCCCGCGCTCGGCGCGGCGGCGCTGGCTGACTTCGCCCCCGACGTGCGCGACGGCGCGGTCGTCACGCTCGACCACGAAGAGAGCCTGCGCCATCTGATGCGCGTCGCCGCCGGACTGGAGTCGCTCGTCCTCGGTGAGGATCAGATCCTCGGCCAACTCCGCCGTGCGGAGGCCGAGGCCCGCGCCGTCGACGGTATCGGGACGATGCTCGAAGACGCGCTGCGGAAGGCCGTCCACGTCGGCGAGCGCGCCCGAACCGAGACGAAGATAAACGAGGGCGCGGTGTCGCTCGGCAGCGCCGCCGTCCGCCTCGCCGAGACCGAGACGGCCGTCGAAGGCTCGACGGCGCTGGTCGTCGGCGCGGGCGAGATGGGGACGCTCGCCGCCCGCGCGCTCGACTCGGCGAACGTCGAGCGCCTGCTCGTCGCCAACCGGACGGTTCCCCACGCCGAACACGTCGCCGCAGAGGTCGACACCGACGCAACGGCCGTTGCCCTCGATGCCGCGGCCGCGGCCGCCTCCGAAGCAGACGTCGTCGTCACGGCGACCAGCAGCGCCGGCTACGTCCTCGACAGGGAGGCGCTCGCGGCGGCGGGCGAGACGGTACTCATCGACATCGCCCAACCCCGCGACGTCGATCCGGCGGCGGACGACATCCCCGGCGTCGTCGTCCGCGACATCGACGCGCTCGAAACCGTCACCGCCGAGACTCGCGAGCGTCGCCGCTCGGAGACCGACGTGGTCGAAGCGATGATCGACGACGAACTCGCGCGCCTGCTCGACGCCTACAAGCGCAAGCGCGCCGACGACGCCATCAGCGCGATGTACGAGAGCGCCGACGCCGTCAAACGACGCGAAGTCCGGACCGCGCTGTCGAAACTCGACGCGCAGGGCGAGATGACCGACGAACAGCGCGAGACGGTCGAGGCGCTCGCCGACGCGCTCGTCGGCCAACTGCTCGCCGCGCCGACGAAGTCGCTGCGCGACGCCGCGGCCGACGACGACTGGACGACTATCCAGACGGCGATGCAGTTGTTCGACCCGAAGTTCGGCGACGGGGCGACGTTCGAGGCGGCCCCGTTCGACTCCGGCGAGCGGCCGGACGACGAGGACGCTCCGCCCCACGTCCTCAGGCAGTACTCGGACGACTGA
- a CDS encoding rhodanese-like domain-containing protein: MQRRTFLAAAGAVGVTALAGCSNSSSGTPDNNTNGYETISVDGSNAQVPLAPIDDVYQWFEEGSAKFVDARGQQQYDAAHIEGAVLSPAPDGQSNDPTGEWDESERIVTYCGCPHHLSAMRAASLIDSGYTEVFALDEGFFEWQERGYPLQGSQVDVKPPSYTIRGETDASQAGKNAWARHEQSGQREVGPIADDGSFELELHFYDVTESSPIVVETPTYRVEKSLGELSGTIVRNVER; encoded by the coding sequence ATGCAGCGTCGCACGTTCCTCGCAGCCGCCGGTGCCGTCGGAGTGACAGCACTCGCGGGCTGTTCGAACTCGTCGTCCGGGACGCCGGACAACAACACCAACGGCTACGAAACCATCTCGGTCGACGGGTCGAACGCGCAGGTCCCGCTCGCGCCGATAGACGACGTCTACCAGTGGTTCGAAGAGGGGTCGGCGAAGTTCGTCGACGCCCGGGGCCAGCAGCAGTACGACGCCGCGCACATCGAGGGTGCGGTGCTCTCGCCCGCCCCCGACGGGCAGTCGAACGACCCAACCGGCGAGTGGGACGAGTCCGAACGCATCGTCACCTACTGCGGCTGTCCGCACCACCTCTCGGCGATGCGCGCGGCGTCGCTCATCGACTCGGGCTACACCGAGGTGTTCGCCCTCGACGAGGGCTTCTTCGAGTGGCAGGAACGGGGATACCCGCTACAGGGGTCGCAGGTCGACGTGAAGCCGCCGTCGTACACGATTCGCGGTGAGACGGACGCGTCACAGGCGGGGAAGAACGCGTGGGCGCGGCACGAGCAGTCGGGCCAGCGCGAGGTCGGACCCATCGCCGACGACGGCAGTTTCGAGCTCGAACTGCACTTCTACGACGTGACCGAGTCGTCGCCCATCGTCGTCGAGACACCCACCTACCGCGTCGAGAAGTCGCTCGGCGAACTCTCGGGAACCATCGTCAGGAACGTCGAACGATAG
- a CDS encoding 4a-hydroxytetrahydrobiopterin dehydratase, with protein sequence MAERLDDDEIERQLPDGWERDDDEIVRVYEFEDYLAGVQFATQVAEVADEEFHHPEIIVRYDEVEVRLTSHEAGGITDQDTRLASLFDDEY encoded by the coding sequence ATGGCCGAACGACTGGACGACGACGAGATAGAGCGCCAACTACCCGACGGCTGGGAGCGCGACGACGACGAGATCGTCCGCGTCTACGAGTTCGAAGATTATCTCGCGGGCGTGCAGTTCGCCACCCAGGTCGCGGAAGTCGCCGACGAGGAGTTCCACCACCCGGAGATAATCGTCCGCTACGACGAAGTGGAGGTGCGACTCACCAGCCACGAGGCCGGTGGTATCACCGACCAGGATACGCGCCTCGCCTCGCTGTTCGACGACGAGTACTGA
- a CDS encoding Lrp/AsnC family transcriptional regulator, translating into MKQADATLSTLDRAISNAFQGGFPVVERPFDPAAAALRERGVDVTAEELLSRVRTLDEEGVLTRFGALVNAENIGGAATLVAMHAPPERFEEVADQVNAHREVAHNYEREHPHLNMWFVVSVADGESRSDSEANGVTVNTRVDEVLAKIEAETGQETYNLPKLNEFRVEAKFMLDGPISDGDVDCSHLGPDVDPSDRATLTPQERDLVVEIQGGLPITETPYADVADAIGAEPGWVVETIKRFNLEGKVRRVGVIPNHYALGYTENGMTVWNVPDEVVEEVGPAVASLDFVTHCYRRPRHEGVWPYNFFAMTHGRNEEESQRRIEEVRETMNEYWAVGDDDWDSLFSTRILKKTGIRLAERAEANTSE; encoded by the coding sequence ATGAAACAGGCGGACGCGACGCTCTCCACGCTCGACCGCGCCATCAGCAACGCGTTTCAGGGCGGGTTCCCCGTCGTCGAACGTCCCTTCGACCCGGCCGCCGCGGCGCTTCGCGAGCGCGGCGTCGACGTCACCGCCGAGGAACTCCTCTCGCGCGTCCGGACGCTCGACGAGGAGGGGGTGCTCACGCGCTTCGGCGCGCTCGTCAACGCCGAGAACATCGGCGGCGCGGCGACGCTCGTCGCGATGCACGCGCCGCCGGAACGCTTCGAGGAAGTCGCCGACCAGGTGAACGCCCACCGCGAAGTGGCGCACAACTACGAGCGCGAGCACCCGCATCTCAACATGTGGTTCGTCGTCAGCGTCGCCGACGGCGAGTCGCGGAGCGACTCGGAGGCGAACGGTGTAACCGTGAACACGCGCGTCGACGAGGTCCTGGCTAAAATCGAGGCCGAGACGGGCCAGGAGACGTACAATCTCCCCAAACTGAACGAGTTCCGCGTCGAGGCCAAGTTCATGCTCGACGGACCGATTTCCGATGGTGACGTGGACTGCTCGCATCTCGGCCCCGACGTCGATCCCTCGGACAGGGCGACGCTCACACCACAGGAACGCGACCTGGTCGTCGAGATTCAGGGCGGACTCCCGATCACGGAGACGCCGTACGCGGACGTCGCCGACGCGATAGGTGCCGAGCCCGGCTGGGTCGTCGAGACCATCAAGCGGTTCAATCTGGAAGGAAAAGTCCGCCGCGTCGGGGTCATCCCGAACCACTACGCGCTCGGCTACACCGAGAACGGAATGACCGTCTGGAACGTCCCCGACGAAGTAGTCGAGGAAGTCGGCCCCGCCGTCGCCTCGCTCGACTTCGTCACCCACTGCTACCGCCGGCCGCGACACGAGGGCGTCTGGCCGTACAACTTCTTCGCGATGACCCACGGCCGAAACGAGGAGGAGAGCCAGCGCCGAATCGAGGAGGTCCGCGAGACGATGAACGAGTACTGGGCGGTCGGCGACGACGACTGGGACTCGCTGTTCTCGACGCGCATCCTGAAGAAGACCGGAATCAGACTGGCCGAACGGGCGGAGGCGAACACGAGTGAGTGA
- the lwrS gene encoding LWR-salt protein, whose protein sequence is MDAAYVFRVRFRLDPAGVAVAPDEFETVVRKPAATAGDDGWLFFLHNLWRGDVNDDRHARSLAEEWLSVPVVDVGFSELDTDEAHLAALKAEIADDLDRFNADDVSEVLNKYFGSSIRVR, encoded by the coding sequence ATGGACGCGGCGTACGTGTTCCGCGTCCGCTTCCGACTCGATCCGGCGGGGGTCGCGGTCGCCCCCGACGAGTTCGAGACGGTAGTCCGCAAACCGGCGGCGACGGCCGGCGACGACGGCTGGCTGTTCTTCCTCCACAACCTGTGGCGCGGCGACGTCAACGACGACCGGCACGCCCGCTCGCTCGCCGAGGAGTGGCTCTCGGTGCCCGTCGTCGACGTCGGCTTCAGCGAACTCGACACCGACGAGGCGCATCTCGCGGCGCTGAAGGCGGAAATCGCCGACGACCTGGACCGATTCAACGCCGACGACGTGAGCGAGGTGCTCAACAAGTACTTCGGTAGTTCGATTCGCGTTCGGTGA
- a CDS encoding precorrin-2 dehydrogenase/sirohydrochlorin ferrochelatase family protein: MIPLFHDFTNETVLVFGGGAVGARKARRFATEAHVVVVSPEFGDGEVADDEFGGAELVRAAPAPGEIAEWVDRFDPVLVVAATDDEAVNAAAEAAARDAGILVNRTDRAGSRDAGSVVVPATVEDGPVTVAISTGGRSPALSKQLRERIETRLDGAGAMAELTGEIRTELKAAGVAPDERREALRAVVASSSVWKALRTGESKARQEAQRVIRNRGESP, encoded by the coding sequence ATGATACCCCTGTTCCACGACTTCACGAACGAGACGGTGCTCGTCTTCGGCGGCGGGGCGGTCGGCGCGCGGAAAGCGCGGCGCTTCGCGACGGAAGCCCACGTCGTCGTCGTCAGCCCCGAGTTCGGAGACGGCGAGGTCGCAGACGACGAGTTCGGCGGTGCGGAACTCGTCCGGGCAGCGCCCGCCCCCGGCGAGATAGCCGAGTGGGTTGACCGGTTCGACCCGGTACTGGTGGTCGCCGCGACGGACGACGAGGCGGTCAACGCCGCCGCGGAAGCCGCAGCACGCGACGCCGGAATCCTCGTCAACCGGACCGACCGCGCGGGGAGCCGCGACGCCGGCAGCGTCGTCGTCCCCGCAACCGTCGAGGACGGCCCGGTAACGGTGGCTATCTCGACGGGCGGACGGAGTCCGGCGCTCTCGAAACAGCTCCGCGAGCGTATCGAGACCCGACTCGACGGCGCGGGCGCGATGGCCGAACTGACGGGCGAGATTCGCACGGAGTTGAAAGCGGCGGGCGTCGCGCCGGACGAGCGGCGCGAGGCGCTCCGAGCGGTCGTCGCGTCGTCTTCTGTTTGGAAGGCTTTACGTACGGGCGAATCGAAAGCCCGTCAAGAGGCCCAGCGCGTGATACGGAACAGAGGTGAGTCACCGTGA